The Bacillota bacterium genome includes the window CAAGAAGCGCTAGATTTATCAGTCCGGGTCAAGTCAACCTCGCCTCGCCGGGTGGGTATTGATTACGAGACAAGAGAGTTCATAGTTTTTGACCAAACTACACCGGGAGTATTTCATGGACATGTGAGGCCTTGGGGCGAGCTTACTCCCGAAATGCAACGTGCTTTACGACAGACAAGTATGGTGGATGCTCGTGGGCACATCGTGGTGGGCAAATAATGCGATACGAAGAAGTTCTTCCGATAACCCCCAAAGAGGCAGAAGAAGCCTTTAAATCGAAGAATCCTGCAGAAGTATGTGATGCACTGATCAGGGTTACCTATTATGACCCTGATTGGCGTTGGGTACAAGCGCAGTGTCTACGTTTTGCTAGGCATCGCAACACGGATATTCGGGGGTTAGCTGCGACATGTATTGGTCACTTGGCGCGTATACATGGTGTTCTTAATATAGAGTTGGTTCTTCCGGTCTTGCAGCATCTATTAAAGGATCCAGAAGTTTATGGTCGTGCTCAAGACGCGTTAGACGATATTAAAACCTACCTGGGGATGTAAACTATGGAAGCTCCGGTGCCTATCACTTGAACTTTCGGCGTCTGTGGCAAGATGCGGAAAGCTTACGGTTTAACACGAAACGTAAGATTAACAGGTTATTTTATATGTTAAAGCCTATCATAAGGAGGGGGTTGCTCTGAAACCAAAAGGCTTATTAAGAATCGTACTTATTCTTATGATTTTGCTTTCCTGAGTCTGCCGGCGTATGGCATCACTTACGAGTACGACGAATTGGGCCGCTTGAAATCGGTCACCTATGATTTCGGCGGAACGGTCAATTACGGTTACGATCCCGGGGGCAACCCCACCTCCGTTACGGTCCCGCCTTATGTTTACGGTACAGACCCGGTAAACGGCGCGGTTTACGTCCCGGTGGACCAGAACGTGTACATCACGTTCAGCAAAAACGTCCAGCCGGGAGATAACTACGCCGGCATAGTCATGAAAACCGGCGGCACGGTGGTAACGACCGCTTACAGCTTAAGCAGCTCCCTCCTTACAATTAATCCGGTGGACAACCTCGATAGCAGCACTACTTATGCGGTATACATACCCGCGGGCGCCGTGAAAGACCTTTCCGGTAACAATTCAGTTAGCGAATATACTTTAACGTTCACCACTCAATCCATATTGTCCGTAGTGTACACTGACCCGGTTGACGGCGCCGCGGACGTTCCGGTGGACAAAACGGTATACCTTGCTTTTAATAAAGATATCCAGCCTGGGCCGAGCTCCGGCGGCATAGCGGTCAAGGCCGGTGAAACGGTAGTATCGACGGCTTACAGCGTGTACGGCTCCCTCCTCACCATCGACCCCGTAGAGAATCTCAACTACAGCACCGCCTACGCAGTATATGTTCCCGCGGATGCGGTTCAGGATCTGGCGGGCAACAATCTGGTTAATGAATATTCTTTCGGTTTTACCACGAGCGGTGAACCGGATGCAACGCCTCCGACGGTAACCGTAAGCCCGCCGGGCGGCCTGTACAACGCCGCACAGTCGGTGACGCTTACGGCCTCCGAGCCTGCGGCTATTTACTATACCACCGACGGTACAGACCCGACGACGGGCAGCGCCCAGTACGCCGCACCGTTCGCGATAGCGGCCGACACGACGCTGAAGTTCATGGCGGTCGACCAGTCGGAAAACCAGTCGGTCATTTATACCGAAACCTACACCATTGACACGGCGGCGCCGACGGTGAGCAACACCGACCCGGCGGACGGCGCAACCGGCGTTTCGGTTAGTAAAATTATATATGTTCAATTTGGTGAGGATATCCAGCCAGGACCAAACTACGGTTCCATAATGATGAAAACCGGCGAAGCGGTAGCTGCAATAATGTATAACACATCTGGTAATGTTCTTTCCATCGACCCATTAGAAAACCTCTATTACAGTACTACCTACGCTGTTTAT containing:
- a CDS encoding Ig-like domain-containing protein, producing MGRLKSVTYDFGGTVNYGYDPGGNPTSVTVPPYVYGTDPVNGAVYVPVDQNVYITFSKNVQPGDNYAGIVMKTGGTVVTTAYSLSSSLLTINPVDNLDSSTTYAVYIPAGAVKDLSGNNSVSEYTLTFTTQSILSVVYTDPVDGAADVPVDKTVYLAFNKDIQPGPSSGGIAVKAGETVVSTAYSVYGSLLTIDPVENLNYSTAYAVYVPADAVQDLAGNNLVNEYSFGFTTSGEPDATPPTVTVSPPGGLYNAAQSVTLTASEPAAIYYTTDGTDPTTGSAQYAAPFAIAADTTLKFMAVDQSENQSVIYTETYTIDTAAPTVSNTDPADGATGVSVSKIIYVQFGEDIQPGPNYGSIMMKTGEAVAAIMYNTSGNVLSIDPLENLYYSTTYAVYLPTGSAKDAAENVTSQYILTFSTAQCIIHIDDIQVRGSRDPEREGWNYATALIKIVNQDGTPVAGATVSGKWSDLAHDKDIGVTDTLGQVTVTSDSVKKNDGCFTFTVDNVVKSGCIYDLGSNNETSSKDCSVHIP